The DNA segment TAAAAGCTATAACTACTGCCGATGCCTCAAAATATACATGAGCTTCTATGCCCCTATTATGCCAATATTGCGGAAAAAGTGTATTAAAAACACTAAACAAATATGCTGTACCTGTACTTACAGCCACCAATGTATCCATATTAGCCGAACGATGTTTAGCCTGTTTATATGCTCCTTTAAAAAACTGTTGTCCAAAATATAACACTACAGGCGTAGCCAGTAACCACATTACATAATTAGCCCAACCCATTTTCATAAGTACGGGTGTCATCCCTATAATAACTATCGGGATAGCTAAACCAATAGCCCAAAATGTTTTCTTTTTTAATGCTTTATAATACTCTTGCTGCATTGCTTCGAGCGAATCGGGTGTAGTGTCATCTTCATCAATAAGTATATCATAGCCTATTGCCTGTAATGAAGCCTTTAATGTAGGGGTATCCGTTATAGTCGGTATAAACTCTATAGTAGCATTGCCGTTAGCATAGTTTACCGATGCATTTACTACGCCTTCTTGCATTTGTAATACATTTTGACTGGAAGCTGCGCAGGAGGCGCAGCTCATACCTGTTAGGGGATAGGATTTTTTTACAGTAACTACATTATAGCCTAAATCGCGTATTTTATGTACTGCCTCAGGAACAGCCGTAAGTAAGTCTGACGTTGTTATAACCGCCCTATTATTGTTCAGCTCTACTTTATGACTGTCTAGTGCTTTTACATCTGCAAGCCCTTTATCTACAATAAGAGCGCAATGTTCGCTCTCTACTCCTTGTAAAGGTAAATTAACAGTATTTGATTTTGAATCTTTCATGACGGATTGTATTTAGTACAAAGTTCCACATTAAGACCGATAAAGTACTTATACTATTAAGGAAACAGTTTATATGTTTTGGGAAATATTATCTAACGGTTTGCGTAGCTCACTGCCCTTTTTTCGGAATACTGTAGGAGTAAAACCCGTTATTTTCTTGAACTGAGCCGAAAGATGTGCCGTGCTACTGTACCCTAACATATCGGCAATTTCATTAAGGGTCATCTCATTATATAGCAATAATTCTTTTACTCTTTCTATTTTTTGTAGAATGATAAAATGTTCTAATGTAATCCCTTCTTCAGCAGAAAAAAGTTTACTAAGTCCTGAATAATCTTTATGCAACTCACTTGCCAATA comes from the Flavobacterium arcticum genome and includes:
- a CDS encoding helix-turn-helix domain-containing protein, which gives rise to MKLIIKNMVCPRCITAVTQLLQVMDMQPLQVSLGEAITAKELDVNEITTVKQKLQEQGFELLEENKEKLIDRIKTIVIDKIHHSDQDKVVFSELLASELHKDYSGLSKLFSAEEGITLEHFIILQKIERVKELLLYNEMTLNEIADMLGYSSTAHLSAQFKKITGFTPTVFRKKGSELRKPLDNISQNI